One region of Mangifera indica cultivar Alphonso chromosome 3, CATAS_Mindica_2.1, whole genome shotgun sequence genomic DNA includes:
- the LOC123210367 gene encoding probable serine incorporator — MWAASCLASCCAACACDACRTVVSGISRKSARIAYCGLFALSLIVSWILREVAAPLMEKIPWINHFHQTPDREWFETDAVLRVSLGNFLFFTILSIAMIGVKTQRDPRDGLHHGGWMMKIICWCLLVVFMFFLPNEIVSFYESISKFGSGLFLLVQVVLLLDFVHKWNDTWVGYDEQFWYVALLVVSLVCYVLTFGFSGLLFHWFTPSGHDCGLNTFVIVMTLIFVFLFAVVALHPSVGGSILPASVISLYCMYLCYSGLSSEPRDYECNGLHRHSKAISTSTLTLGLLTTVLSVVYSAVRAGSSTTLLSPPSSPRAGKPLLPMDSKNEEPEEKEKAKPVSYSYAFFHIIFSLASMYSAMLLTGWSTSVGESGKLVDVGWPSVWVRVATGWATAALYIWSLVAPILFPDREF, encoded by the exons ATGTGGGCAGCCTCCTGCCTTGCTTCATGCTGTGCAGCATGCGCTTGTGATGCATGTCGCACTGTGGTGTCTGGTATCAGCAGGAAGTCAGCTAGGATTGCGTATTGTGGGCTCTTTGCTCTCTCTTTAATTGTTTCATGGATTCTTCGTGAAGTTGCTGCTCCCCTAATGGAGAAGATTCCTT GGATTAATCATTTTCATCAGACGCCTGACAGGGAGTGGTTTGAAACAGATGCTGTGCTTCGAGTTAGCTTGggaaattttctctttttcactaTTTTGTCAATTGCGATGATTGGTGTGAAAACTCAAAGAGATCCTCGTGATGGTTTGCATCATGGTGGATGGATGATGAAAATCATCTGCTGGTGCCTTCTGgtggtttttatgtttttcctcCCGAATGAGATTGTCAGCTTCTATG AGTCTATATCAAAGTTCGGTTCAGGATTATTTCTTCTTGTTCAAGTTGTTCTTTTATTGGATTTTGTGCACAAATGGAATGACACATGGGTTGGATATGATGAGCAGTTCTG gTATGTTGCTCTACTAGTCGTTTCCCTTGTTTGTTACGTGCTGACCTTTGGCTTCTCGGGACTTCTTTTCCATTGGTTCACACCATCCGGTCATGACTGTGGGCTCAACACTTTCGTTATAGTCATGACCTTGATTTTTGTGTTCCTATTTGCTGTGGTTGCCCTGCACCCTTCT GTAGGTGGCAGTATTTTGCCAGCTTCGGTTATATCTTTGTATTGCATGTACCTTTGCTACAGTGGACTTTCAAGTGAACCAAGGGACTATGAATGCAATGGTCTCCACAGGCATTCTAAAGCTATATCCACCAGCACCCTTACCCTTGGTCTGCTTACCACTGTTCTATCAGTAGTATATTCTGCAGTGCGTGCTGGATCTTCTACAACTCTGCTTTCTCCACCAAGTTCGCCTCGTGCAG GAAAGCCTTTGCTTCCAATGGACAGCAAAAATGAGGAGccagaagaaaaggaaaaggctAAGCCGGTTTCATATTCATATGCCTTCTTCCACATAATATTCTCTCTTGCAAGCATGTATTCGGCAATGCTTCTGACTGGGTGGTCTACCTCAGTAGGGGAAAGTGGGAAGCTGGTGGATGTTGGTTGGCCGTCTGTCTGGGTTAGGGTAGCAACAGGGTGGGCAACCGCAGCTCTATACATATGGTCTCTTGTTGCCCCAATTCTGTTCCCAGACAGGGAGTTCTAA